A window of the Zeugodacus cucurbitae isolate PBARC_wt_2022May chromosome 2, idZeuCucr1.2, whole genome shotgun sequence genome harbors these coding sequences:
- the LOC105212380 gene encoding uncharacterized protein LOC105212380 — MCKIFVHFVCVKLLLLNLCVIKVNGLCLATEPPTCLTNLEEEDAKEILDYVMSKYEEVGMKITGEPLAVRGKRISSGGTEEFHIVFHYVDNTPSDVIQNCVFIVVHTPNACETISTVCNTFLVVTPRPLLKLEDLTVCEDAEEQTKSHEENEEEKTK, encoded by the exons atgtgcaaaatttttgtgcatttcGTGTGTGTAAAATTATTGCTATTAAATTTATGTGTCATAAAAGTT AATGGCTTGTGTTTGGCGACAGAGCCGCCAACTTGTCTAACGAAC TTAGAAGAGGAGGACGCCAAAGAAATTCTGGATTATGTGATGAGTAAATATGAAGAAGTTGGCATGAAAATCACCGGCGAGCCATTGGC GGTTCGTGGCAAGCGTATATCGTCGGGTGGTACTGAAGAATTTCACATTGTCTTTCATTACGTGGACAATACTCCGAGCGATGTGATACAAAATTGTGTATTTATAGTGGTACATACTCCAAATGCATGTGAGACGATAAGTACAGTGTGTAATACATTTCTGGTCGTAACGCCTCGACCACTCTTAAAGCTTGAAGACTTAACAGTTTGCGAAGATGCTGAGGAGCAAACAAAATCACACGAAGAAAACGAAGAAGagaaaaccaaataa
- the LOC105212379 gene encoding N66 matrix protein translates to MKKLSLFFVLALLSVCFLSVANCAGGATDTGGNSGPNDNDNSSGNGGPNDSDNSSGNNGSGNNGNTGGNGGSDNNGNTGGNGGSDNNGNTGGNVGSDNNGNTGGNGGSGNNDNTGNNGGNGGSGGSGNDDNGNDNVLPPRAILGGCLYIGVTFSSNEHSTASSGQEKVLKSSSQSFSLN, encoded by the exons ATGAAGAAATTGAGTTTGTTCTTTGTTTTAGCGCTGCTTAGCGTATGTTTTCTGTCGGTTGCCAATTGTGCCGGAGGTGCCACTGATACTGGCGGCAATAGTGGGCCCAATGATAATGATAATTCTAGCGGCAATGGTGGACCCAATGATAGTGATAATTCTAGCGGCAATAATGGATCCGGTAATAATGGAAATACTGGCGGCAATGGTGGATCCGATAATAATGGAAATACTGGCGGCAATGGTGGATCCGATAATAATGGAAATACTGGCGGCAATGTTGGATCCGATAATAATGGAAATACTGGCGGCAATGGCGGGTCCGGTAATAATGATAATACTGGCAACAATGGGGGAAATGGCGGAAGTGGCGGAAGTGGTAACGATGACAATGGCAATGACAATG TATTGCCACCGAGAGCGATACTCGGCGGTTGCCTTTACATTGGCGTTACATTTAGTTCCAACGAACATTCTACTGCGTCCTCAGGACAGGAAAAAGTATTGAAATCGAGTTCACAATCGTTTTCATTGAATTGA